In Paenibacillus durus, the DNA window CTCATTGGGCGTCAAATAAATCTGTCCGTCGGCGACGGCGGTAAATGCTCCGGGCTGGAAAATAACGCCCGATGGCGTGTTCGGAAAACTCGGGGATTTTGTCCGGTTCAGAATGACCGCGGCAACGGCCACCTGCCCCTCAAACGGTTCCCCCCGCGATTCCCCGTATACGGCGTTCGCCATAATCTTCAAATCATTCTCGGACAATCCCATTGTATTTCCCGATGCCAATCCCGCCGCAGCCTTATTATTTGTTGGTTTCTTGGCTGTCTTCGTTCCGGAGGGCGGTTCGGTCGGACGCCAGTTCTTGGTCGCATTGTACAGCTTCAGCTTCGTCTTTGCTCCAACAACTCCGTCGGCCTTCATGCCAAATTTCCATTGAAACCATTTGACCGAGTTCAATGTTGTGCTGCCGAACTGGCTGTCTATTTTGCCCGAGAAATATCCAAGGTGCTTTAAGCGTCCCTGAAGCTCGTACACATCTTGCCCGGAGGCGCCGTATTTAATGGGGACAGTACTGAAAGCGGGCATCGCTTCATCATAGGCATAAGTCTCGGACGAAGAACTCGCAGCGGTCTGCGGAACTTTCGGCGATGTGTTCCCCCCGGAGAACCGTTCGACCAGCGGGGCTGATGCAAGCGTAAGGGCTAGTACGGCAATAATCCATAGCTTCTGATTCTTCATTTGGCTTCGCTCTACCTTTCTCTTGTAAGTTCTGCATGGATGGCTAACGTTATTATGACGACAGCGCAACAATCCTATGCACCGCAAGAATGAAAAGAAAGGAGGATGAAAAAAAGAAAAAGCGTTCCTTTTCCGCAGAAAAAGAACGCTTGGCTTATGCTGCTGCCACGCATAATCAGGAACTGATCCGGCTCTGCTGATACTGCTCCAGCGAGATCAGTACCTCCCGAGGCTTGCTGCCCTCGTATGGACCTATAACACCCCTGGCCTCCATTGAATCGATCAGTCTGGCGGCCCTGGTGTAACCGACGCGCATCCTGCGCTGCAGCAGCGATACCGAAGCCTGCTTGGCTTCAAGCACGATCTGCACCGCCTGCTCGTACAGCTCGTCCTGCGGCTCCCCGGTTTCCGCAGTCGCATCATCCACTTCCGGAACGATAGACTCGTCATACTCCGCTTCGCCTTGGCTGCTGACATAATGGACGATCGCCTCCACCTCGGCATCGCTCATGAAAGCCCCTTGAACCCGAACCGGCTTCGAAGAGCCCATCGGCATGAACAGCATATCCCCGCGGCCCAGCAGCTTCTCCGCACCCGCCATGTCCAGAATGGTACGCGAATCAACCTGCGAGGAGACGCCAAAGGCAATCCGCGAAGGGATATTAGCCTTGATAACACCGGTGATGACATCCACCGAAGGACGCTGGGTCGCAATGATCAGATGAATTCCGGCCGCCCGAGCCATCTGTGCCAGACGGCAAATGGCGTCTTCCACATCGTTCGCGGCAACCATCATCAAGTCGGCAAGCTCGTCCACAATTACGACGATATACGGCAGAACCGCCTCCGGGTTATCCTTCATCAGATGGTTGTAGCCTTCCACATTCCGCGTTCCGGATTTGGAGAACAGCTCATATCTTTTCTCCATTTCGACCACGATTTTCTTGAGCGCCAGGCTGGCGCGTTTCGGGTCGGTAACGACAGGAGCCATTAAATGGGGAATCCCGTTGTATACATTCAGTTCGACCATCTTTGGGTCGACCATGAGAAACTTAACTTCGTCCGGCTTGGCCTTGTACAGAATGCTGGTGATAATACCATTAATGCAGACCGATTTGCCAGAGCCGGTTGCACCAGCGACGAGCA includes these proteins:
- the sleB gene encoding spore cortex-lytic enzyme, whose translation is MKNQKLWIIAVLALTLASAPLVERFSGGNTSPKVPQTAASSSSETYAYDEAMPAFSTVPIKYGASGQDVYELQGRLKHLGYFSGKIDSQFGSTTLNSVKWFQWKFGMKADGVVGAKTKLKLYNATKNWRPTEPPSGTKTAKKPTNNKAAAGLASGNTMGLSENDLKIMANAVYGESRGEPFEGQVAVAAVILNRTKSPSFPNTPSGVIFQPGAFTAVADGQIYLTPNEQARKAVQQALNGWDPSGGCLYYFNPKTATSKWIWTRPQVKTIGEHIFCM